A DNA window from Desulfobacterales bacterium contains the following coding sequences:
- a CDS encoding WD40 repeat domain-containing protein — translation MSHKKHFFKNFFMGISIFFCLFYLILIGCSNLKAKNPTDSSSEINISEQDSPPKVIIQMGHYSKITSISFSPDSKFIATASMDRSIKIWENSSQSEIKTLMGHKQNIPSISYGSKDNLLLSGSWDKSIKLWDTKIGAEVKNISGAENIGENIYAVALSPDGKTALTGGWKGDLKLWDIKNTKEIMPLSGHHELVSCVIFSHDGSMAASGGNEKIIKIWDIQSGNCIQTLEGHTGNISALCFSPDDNSILSGSFDDTVKVWNIATGKNIQTLTGHTNNILAVGFSSDGQFALSGSKDNTIRVWHIKDGKEIKKFEERFNQITTVAFSNDGKFVIYAMGEKNPLLVLWDISSGKKEQSFGGSGKSIFSMDISKDGKYLLSGGPYDDSIKMWDMESGKQVLSLMGHIGGTTSVSFIKDDKTAISGGMDSFIRLWDITTGKEIKTLQGHKDAVLCVDVTKDGNIALSGGKDNIVRLWDINTGKEIKTFEGHSKSISAVRIHQDKKIAVTSDLDGNIKFWNLDTGNEIRELQGSKGMITSLKISPDGKYLLSSDSYRFIQLWDIETGKAIRQFPGHMGGVITADFHPNGKQIFSTGRDDTLKIWDIETGEKLKSFSGYFRPISSIVFHPKKELVIIARIDGTQMILDVNAEKEIYTFVSFIDGEWVGVMPEGFYTASQNGSKYLNLQYKKRIVKSDKFDNLLNRQDLVKAKLKGNSGDLIPKEYKKVLVKINSIF, via the coding sequence ATGAGCCATAAAAAACATTTTTTTAAAAATTTTTTCATGGGAATATCTATATTTTTTTGTCTATTTTATTTAATACTCATTGGGTGCTCTAATCTTAAAGCTAAAAATCCAACGGATTCATCCTCAGAAATCAATATATCTGAACAAGATTCTCCGCCAAAAGTAATTATTCAAATGGGGCATTATTCAAAAATCACTTCCATTTCTTTTAGTCCTGATAGCAAGTTTATTGCTACCGCGAGCATGGACAGATCCATCAAAATATGGGAAAATTCTTCTCAATCAGAAATAAAAACATTAATGGGTCATAAACAAAATATTCCATCAATTTCATATGGTTCAAAAGACAATCTTCTCTTATCAGGAAGCTGGGATAAATCCATAAAATTGTGGGATACTAAAATTGGAGCTGAAGTAAAAAATATTTCTGGAGCTGAAAACATAGGTGAAAATATATATGCTGTGGCTTTAAGCCCTGATGGAAAAACAGCCTTAACTGGAGGATGGAAAGGCGATTTAAAGCTTTGGGATATTAAAAATACCAAAGAAATAATGCCATTATCCGGACATCACGAATTGGTAAGCTGTGTGATTTTTAGTCATGATGGTTCAATGGCTGCATCCGGCGGAAACGAAAAAATAATTAAAATATGGGATATTCAATCTGGAAACTGCATTCAAACTTTAGAAGGGCATACAGGAAACATTTCAGCCCTTTGTTTTAGTCCTGATGATAATTCAATTTTATCAGGTAGCTTTGATGATACTGTAAAAGTATGGAATATTGCAACCGGTAAAAATATCCAAACACTTACCGGACATACTAACAATATTTTAGCAGTTGGGTTTAGTTCAGATGGACAATTTGCGCTATCTGGCTCCAAAGATAATACAATACGAGTATGGCACATAAAGGACGGCAAAGAAATAAAAAAATTTGAAGAACGATTTAATCAAATTACTACAGTAGCATTTTCAAATGACGGGAAATTCGTAATTTATGCAATGGGAGAAAAAAATCCATTACTCGTTTTATGGGATATATCTTCTGGTAAAAAAGAGCAAAGTTTTGGAGGGAGCGGCAAAAGTATTTTTTCCATGGATATTTCTAAAGATGGAAAATATTTGCTATCAGGCGGACCTTATGATGATAGTATTAAAATGTGGGATATGGAATCAGGGAAGCAGGTATTATCTTTAATGGGACATATAGGAGGGACAACATCTGTTTCCTTTATTAAAGATGATAAAACCGCTATATCAGGAGGCATGGATAGCTTTATAAGATTGTGGGACATTACAACAGGAAAAGAAATTAAAACTCTTCAGGGTCATAAAGATGCTGTTTTATGCGTCGATGTAACAAAAGATGGAAATATAGCTTTATCTGGAGGTAAAGATAATATAGTTAGACTATGGGATATAAATACTGGTAAAGAAATTAAAACTTTTGAAGGACATAGTAAATCAATTAGTGCTGTACGCATTCATCAAGATAAAAAAATAGCTGTAACAAGCGACCTTGACGGAAATATAAAATTTTGGAATTTAGATACTGGCAATGAAATTAGAGAACTTCAAGGCTCTAAAGGTATGATTACTTCCCTTAAAATCAGTCCTGACGGGAAATATCTTCTTTCAAGTGACAGCTACAGATTTATACAATTATGGGATATTGAAACTGGAAAAGCTATCCGTCAATTTCCAGGCCACATGGGAGGAGTTATAACTGCTGATTTTCATCCAAATGGAAAACAAATTTTTTCTACCGGTAGAGATGATACCCTTAAAATATGGGATATAGAAACTGGCGAAAAATTAAAATCATTCAGCGGTTATTTTAGACCCATTAGTTCAATAGTATTTCATCCTAAAAAAGAACTTGTTATCATTGCACGAATAGATGGAACTCAAATGATACTGGATGTAAACGCTGAAAAGGAAATTTATACTTTTGTTTCATTTATTGATGGCGAATGGGTAGGCGTTATGCCTGAAGGATTTTACACTGCATCACAAAATGGTTCTAAATATCTTAACCTTCAATATAAAAAAAGAATAGTTAAGTCTGATAAATTTGATAATTTATTGAATCGTCAAGATTTAGTAAAAGCTAAGCTAAAAGGCAATTCTGGCGACTTAATTCCAAAGGAATATAAAAAAGTATTAGTAAAAATTAACAGCATTTTTTAA
- a CDS encoding alpha-glucosidase C-terminal domain-containing protein: MSEWLKIHTERSLNRVLSRLEELFSGNAEAFTIFEKRLKKEWKRLFNILLNLYGSHYDFFYHLEMLILSAAKSWIERPSSLKELDAIREADPLWFQSEKNIGAVLYVDLFSDSISNLHEHITYFRELGLTYLHLMPLYLVPRGDNDGGYAVSSYRAVNPMIGTMDDIAELSSILRKEGISLVLDFVINHTSDEHEWAIKAKEGDIFYQEFYHIFPDRTLPDQYENNLRDIFPSVRKGSFTWHEGIGKWVWTTFNSFQWDLNYFNPEVFRAMSEELLFLANRGVEVLRLDAVPFIWKRLGTNCENQPEAHMIIQAYNAIARIAAPSLLFKSEAIVHPDEVIKYIAPYECQLSYNPLLMALLWESLATREVRLIEYAMRKRHRIPDECSWVNYLRCHDDIGWTFDDEDARHINIDPIGHRKFLNDFYTGQFPGSFARGLPFQFDPDSGDQRISGTLASLAGLEQGLQRKDPLLIEIAIKRIIMLRSIVLSIGGIPLIYLGEEWGILNDYTYFSDSSKAKDSRWIHRTKTKWDDYSKIHDPARIEMRIFNELVRLINIRKKLSAFQDGGMEIFSTENPHLLGYVRQNGGQRVMVVSNFSEHPQTLSENRFRMHGLGYSFYDHITDKTYTAGQGLYLDSYQFFWLETAK; the protein is encoded by the coding sequence ATGTCTGAATGGTTAAAAATACACACCGAAAGATCCTTAAACAGGGTCTTGTCTCGTTTGGAGGAATTATTTTCAGGGAATGCGGAAGCGTTCACTATATTTGAGAAAAGGCTAAAAAAAGAATGGAAACGACTTTTTAATATTCTTTTAAACTTATATGGAAGCCATTATGATTTTTTTTATCATCTTGAAATGCTAATTTTATCAGCGGCCAAGAGCTGGATTGAAAGGCCTTCTTCATTAAAAGAGCTTGATGCAATAAGAGAAGCCGACCCATTATGGTTTCAGTCTGAAAAAAATATAGGCGCTGTCCTTTATGTTGACCTATTTAGTGATAGCATTTCTAATCTACATGAACACATAACATATTTTAGGGAACTTGGTTTAACTTATTTGCATCTCATGCCTTTATACCTTGTACCAAGGGGAGATAACGATGGTGGCTATGCTGTTAGCAGTTACAGGGCTGTAAATCCAATGATAGGAACTATGGATGATATTGCAGAGCTATCAAGCATATTAAGAAAAGAAGGTATAAGCCTTGTCCTTGATTTTGTTATTAATCATACATCAGATGAACATGAATGGGCGATTAAAGCAAAAGAAGGGGATATTTTTTATCAAGAATTTTATCATATATTTCCTGATAGAACATTGCCTGACCAATATGAAAACAACCTTAGAGATATATTTCCTTCTGTTAGAAAAGGAAGTTTCACTTGGCATGAAGGTATTGGCAAATGGGTTTGGACAACATTTAACAGTTTCCAATGGGATTTGAATTATTTCAATCCCGAAGTTTTTAGAGCTATGTCAGAGGAATTGTTATTTCTTGCAAATAGAGGTGTGGAAGTTTTACGCCTTGATGCTGTTCCTTTTATTTGGAAAAGACTTGGAACAAATTGCGAAAATCAGCCTGAAGCTCATATGATTATTCAAGCTTATAATGCAATCGCCAGAATTGCAGCGCCATCTCTCCTTTTTAAATCGGAAGCAATTGTTCATCCTGATGAGGTAATAAAATATATAGCTCCTTATGAATGTCAGCTTTCATATAACCCTCTTCTTATGGCACTTTTATGGGAATCTCTTGCAACACGAGAAGTAAGGCTTATTGAATATGCCATGCGAAAGCGTCATAGAATACCTGATGAATGTTCATGGGTTAATTATTTACGATGTCATGATGATATAGGATGGACATTTGATGATGAAGATGCTCGTCATATAAACATAGATCCTATTGGTCATCGAAAATTTTTAAACGATTTTTATACAGGTCAGTTTCCAGGTTCATTCGCTCGAGGACTTCCTTTCCAATTCGATCCTGATAGTGGTGATCAACGTATATCAGGAACGCTAGCATCTCTTGCTGGCCTTGAACAAGGTTTGCAAAGAAAAGATCCTCTTCTTATCGAAATAGCTATAAAACGTATTATAATGCTTAGAAGTATTGTGTTAAGCATAGGAGGAATTCCTCTTATTTATCTTGGTGAAGAATGGGGAATTTTAAATGATTATACTTATTTTTCAGATTCAAGTAAGGCTAAGGACAGCCGTTGGATCCATAGGACTAAAACAAAGTGGGACGATTACTCTAAAATACATGATCCTGCAAGGATAGAAATGCGTATTTTTAATGAACTTGTTCGGCTTATAAATATTAGAAAAAAATTGTCCGCTTTTCAAGACGGTGGAATGGAAATTTTTTCAACTGAAAATCCTCATTTGTTAGGTTATGTTCGACAGAATGGGGGCCAAAGAGTAATGGTTGTTTCAAATTTTTCTGAACATCCGCAAACTCTCTCTGAAAATAGATTTAGAATGCATGGACTTGGTTATAGTTTTTATGATCATATTACTGATAAAACATATACAGCAGGACAAGGCTTATACCTGGATTCCTATCAGTTTTTTTGGCTTGAAACAGCTAAGTAA